The following coding sequences are from one Arcobacter sp. CECT 8986 window:
- a CDS encoding LysE family translocator produces the protein MDILDLINFTLLLVFIPTFFFVSITPGMCMTLSLSMGMSIGLKKTFFMMFGELIGVGLVATSSVIGVATIMLKYPTIFLVLKYAGGAYLIYLGVMMWLSRGKMALNLDKDCEFNISKKSLAMQGFITAIANPKGWAFFIALLPPFIDDKLPMISQLPILILMILTIEFLCLIIYASGGVTLGKLLQDSSNVRLINKIAGTLMIFIGIWLALS, from the coding sequence ATGGATATTTTGGATTTAATAAATTTTACACTACTTTTAGTTTTTATTCCCACTTTTTTCTTTGTTTCAATTACTCCTGGAATGTGTATGACATTGTCTTTAAGTATGGGAATGAGTATAGGTTTAAAAAAGACTTTTTTTATGATGTTTGGAGAATTAATAGGAGTAGGGCTAGTTGCAACATCTTCAGTTATTGGAGTTGCTACAATTATGCTTAAATATCCTACTATTTTTCTTGTGTTGAAATATGCAGGTGGAGCTTATTTGATATATTTAGGAGTTATGATGTGGCTTTCAAGAGGAAAGATGGCTCTTAATTTAGATAAAGATTGCGAATTTAATATTTCTAAAAAATCTTTGGCAATGCAAGGTTTTATTACTGCAATTGCAAATCCAAAAGGTTGGGCTTTTTTTATAGCATTGCTTCCTCCTTTTATAGATGATAAGTTACCTATGATATCTCAACTTCCTATTTTAATCTTGATGATATTAACAATAGAGTTTTTATGCTTGATTATTTATGCATCAGGAGGTGTTACATTGGGGAAATTACTTCAAGATAGTTCTAATGTAAGGTTGATAAATAAAATAGCAGGTACTTTGATGATTTTTATAGGTATATGGCTAGCACTTAGTTAA